The sequence TGTGCATCGCCGCCGGTGACGGCGATCTGGTCCCCGCCGAGACGGTTGCGACGGCTGCCGACCGCCTTGACGACGCGACGTTCCTGCGGCTGCCGATGCGGCAGATGGACGCCCTCGGCGACGCCGCGAGCGAGGCTGCCGCACACCAACTCGCGTTTCTCGACGGCGTGTTCGGGTAGCGAGGGTCGCTAGCCTACTCCAGAGGCACGACGGCGACGGGACGCGATGTCTTCAGGAGCACTTCCTGCGCGGTGCTTCCGAAGATCGTCTTTCCGGTCGGATTCCGCTCGTGGACGCCGATGACGAGTTCGTCTACGTCCCTCTCCTCGGCGAACACGAGGAGGTCGTCCGCGGGGTCGTTGTCGCGGACGAACTGGTGTGGTTCGACCGTCGCGTCGATCGCGTCCTCGCCGGCGCGGGCGTCGCCGCCTCGGAGGGAGTTGACCGCGTACACCGTCTCTCCGGCCTCGATCCGCTCCTCGGGATACTCACAGAGGGCGACGCTCGTCTGCTCCGTGTCGGTCCCTATAGTCGCCTTTGTAAGTCAGCGCACACCGGATCGCCAGACAGCGTGCGATCAGGTATGCACACAGTTCCAAACGCTACTATCGCAGGTCGCTTCGCATACCCCGTCGATCGGTCGCCCGAAAGATAAACGTCCGTTTGACTTTCCCCAAAGCATTTGCGGGTACCGCGAGTCCTTCCGTCTATGCGCCGCGAAACAGCGCTGGCCGTGGGTGCGGCCGGCGTCGTCGTCCTCGCTGCCCTCACCGCCGTGCTCGCGCCCGGTGCCCTGGCTGATCCGACCGACGATCGGCCGGTGCGTCCGGGACCGGTGGACATCACACAGATGGACATCTCGGCCGGCGACGTGACGGGCGATACGGTCACGCTGAACGTGGAGACGCGCCTCTCGCACCGCGGCCCACCGGCACGAAACGTCAGCCTGCGCGTGCAGGCCATCGACGCGGAGTCGGGGCTGGTCGCGACGACCCGGTCCGTTTCCGTCGGCAACCTCTCCGAAGAGCAGGAGGTGGCGGTGCCGACGAACCTGACCGTCGAGCGGGAGGGTGGCTACCGCATCCAGGCGGTCGTCTACCGCGACGGGCAGCGGATCGATAGCGGCGGGCGCGAACTCCAGGGACTCGCGGCCCTCCAGCCGCCCTACGCCCGGAGTGATGTCGCGTTCGCCAGCGCGGACGCGCTGCCGCCCGTCTCCTTCTCCATTGTGGAGACGAACGACAACCGGACGACGCTCGCCGTGCAGGCCGCCCTGACCAACGACGGCGACGAACAGCCGGAGAACCTCCGCGTCACGCTGACGCTCCGCCAGGCCGACTCCAACATCGTCGCTGATCAGACCTCCGTTCCGGTCGGCTCGATCCGTCCCGGTCGCACGGAGACCGTCGAGGCGCAGTCGACCGTCCCGTCGAACTACAACTACTACATCGACGCGGTGCTCTGGAAGGACGGCGTCGTCATCGACAGCGTTCGCGGGACGGCGAATCTGGACCCGACGGAGACCATCAGCGTCAACGAGACGCGACGCGATGTCGAACTCCAGGTCAGCGACTTCAGCCGCGACGGCGGTGACGGCGGCGCCGGCGATCGACCGGTGCCCGCGGAGACGGGCATTCCGACCGAAAGCGCCGGTCCCGGCTTCGGCGCGCTCGTCGCCGCCCTCGCCGTCGTCGCCGCCGCGCTTCTCGCCCGGAGGAGGATCCCATGAGTGACACTACCCCAACCCCCGATTCGAGCACCGAGACGGAGGAGCCCACCGACGAGAGCACCGACCACTCTCGCGTCCGGCGATACGCGAACTACGCCGCCCTGCTCCTGCTGGGCTTGCTCGCGTTCATCGCCGTGATACGGCTGTATCTCAGCATCTCCAACGCCATCACGACGTGGATCACCCACGAGTACCGGTCGCTGTTTCAGGCGGCGTTCAACCTCATCGTGTTGCTGCTGGCGGGCGTCGGCATCACCTATCAGCTTCGCCGGCTGTACGGCTGACGCTGCTAGCTGCTCGCTTTCGGAGTGGTGAGTGTCGTACGGGTCGAGCGCCTACGACAGCGCGAGCCAGGCGACGAACACGGCGACGCCGCCGAGCGCGGTGCTGACGACGGCGTGCGTTCGGAGGCGGTCCAGCAGGGCGTGGGCGTCGCCGGACACTCTCAGCAGGTCGTGGACATCGCTCCCGATCTCACACCGCGGCAGGAAGTCCATCGCAACGTGGAGGAAGATGCCGGCGGCGAACCCGAAGACGATCCCGCGGACCGACGGCGCGGCCGGGAGGCTGACGAGGCTAGCGCCGATGGCCGCGATGCCGACGCCGGCGGCGGGGACGAGCAACACCGACGGATCGCGCCCGTTCGAGACGAGTCGCCGGGCCGCCGCGTAGCCCGCCGGTCCCTTGTGCGAGACGATGGCGAGGCCGAGCAGCGGGCCGAGGTCGGGCATGTTGCCGTAGACGATGCCGATGATGAGGCCCGCGGAGAAGGCGTGCGCGGAGAGTTCGGCGACGGTGCGATCGACAGGCAGGTCGAGATGCGCGAGGCGGTGACCGGCCGTGTGGCTCGCGAAGCCGACGAGCAAGCCGAGCGCGACGCCGAACCCACCGAAACTCGCGTCGTGAGCGATGGCCTGCGGGATCAGGAACACTGCGGCGCTCGTCACCATCGCACCGCTCGCGAGGCCGTACCCCCACACCAGCGCCCACGGGCGGCCGCCGAACGACCGCTTGCCGAGCGGGATGCCGAGCGCCATCGCGGCGAACGCGACCCACGAGATACCCAGTAGTTTCCAGGCCCCGATGGTCGCCGCGAACCCGGACAGCACCGCGAAGACGCCCGTTGCGATCCCGCCAGCAGGGGAGAGACGAGTCATATTAACAAAGAGAATAACGTAATTAATAACACGTTCGGTTCGTCCCGTCGGCGGCGCGGCTTCGTGACCGTTTTTTAGGTGTCCGTTCTCGACATAGGGGATGAACGTTAGCGATTTCGATCCGATCCACCTGATTACGGTCCACCTCGCCGTTCTCGTCGCGGTGATCCACCTGGCGCTCGGCGTCAGCAACTGGCTGACGTATCTCCAGGGCGGCGTCCTCTTCCCACCCGACCTGCGGTGGCCGCTGTTCGTCGTGTCGGGTCTCGCTATCGTCGGTGGAGTGGTCGCCGCGATCGCGGGCGCGTATCGCCGCCCGCTCTACATCGCCGGCATCGCGCTCATGGTCGTCTACGTCGTCGGCTACTTCGGCTGGCACGTGAGCGGCCACCGTCCCCTGTTTTTCGTCGGTCCCGGGACGCACCACCACGGCTCGACGCTCTCCTATCTCCTCGCCCACGTCTTCGCGGGCCCCGCCGAGTTCCTCGCGCTCGCCTCCGAGACGGCGCTCGCGGGGATGCTCGGCTATCTGCTCTACCGGGAGTGAGACGGTTTCTTGGACGTCATTACCGGTGGCTCGCTGGGACGGTCCAGCGAATCACCGGTAAACAGTTCCACTAATCCGTATGAGCCGGCGCACGCTTTTCCCGCTGCCGCGTGACCTGCCCTCATGAACCGTGATCCGTTCGTCGTCGTCGGCGGCGATGCCGCGGGTCTGAGCGCGGCGAGCAAGTTCCGCCGCGAGCAACCGGACCGAGACGTCGTCGTCTTCGAGCAGGGGCAGTGGGTGTCGTACGCCCACTGCGGGCTGCCGTACTTCATCGAGGGCACCGTCGACCGGCTGACCGACTTGCTGTCGCTCTCACCGACGGATGTCGCGGAGCGGGGGATCGACCTGCGCCGTGGCCACGAAGTCGTGTCCGTCTCGCCGACGGAGCGGACGGTGACCGTCCGGAGCGAGGGCGAGCGATTCGATCAGCCCTACAGCGAACTCCTCGTCGCGACCGGCGCCCGAGCGACCACCCGGTCGTTCGACGCCACCCTGGATGGCGTGTTCACCGTCCACGGGCTAGATTCGGCGGCCGCTATCGACGCCTACCTCGCCGCTCCCGGTGAGTACGACAGGAACCGCCTCGGCGACGGCCCCGTCGATCGGGGGCGCGTCGACCACAACGCCGCACTCGCCCCGCCGGAGCGGGCCGCCATCGTCGGCGGCGGGTACGTCGGTGTCGAGATGGCGGAGGCGCTCGTCGCCCGAGGGCTCGATGTCCACCTGTTCCAGCGGTCGAGCCACCTCCTGCCACCGTTCGGCGAGGCCGTCGCCGAGCGGGTGGCGGCCCACCTCGGCGAGCGGGGCGTCGCTGTCCACACCGACACGCCCGTCGAGCGGCTCGTCGGCGACGGTCGCATCGAGGCAATCGCGTTCGACGACGACCGCCTCTCGGTTGAGATGGCGGTCCTCGGCGTCGGCATCGAGCCGAACGCCGGCCTCCTCGACGGCACCGGCGTCGACCGGGGGCCGAACGGTGCGCTTCACGTCGACGACTACGGGCGAACCAGCCTCCCGGCGATATACGCCGCGGGCGACGTGGCGACGTCGCGTCACACGGTGATGGGACGGTCGACGTGGATGCCGCTGGGGCTGACGGCGAATCGCGCGGGGCGGGCCGTGGGTGCGACGGTGGCTGGCGACCCGACGCCCGTCGGTGACGTGGCCGGGACGGCCGTGGTGAAGGCGTTCGACCTGGAGTGTGGCCGCGTCGGACTCGTCGACGGCGACGAGGCGACCGACGCCGGCTTCGATCCCGTCCGGGAGACGATCACCGCCGAATCGCGCTCGGGCTACTACCCCGGCGCCGCCGATACCACGGTCACGCTCGTCGCCGACCGCGGGAGCAGGCGGGTGCTCGGCGGAACCATCGTCGGCAGCGACCGCGCGGCGATCCGCATCGACACGCTGGCGACGGCGCTCGATGCGAACCTGCGAGTCGACGAACTCGAACGCCTCGATCTGGCGTATGCGCCGCCGTTCAGTCCCGTCTGGGATCCGATCCTCGTCGCCGCGAAAGTCCTGAACGGCCGACTCGCGTGAGGTGTGGCACCGTCACACGCGATTGCCGACAGTATATACGGATCACGGTCCAACGGGGGGTCATGAATGCATCCCCGCCGGCCGATGACCTCGACGAATCGGTCGTCGTCGTCGTCGGCAGCGGTTTCGGCGGCCTCTCGACGGCGTGCTATCTGGCCGATGCCGGCGCCGACGTGACGGTTCTGGAGAAAAACGAACAGCTCGGCGGTCGGGCGAGTCGCCTCCACGCCGAGGGGTTCCGGTTCGACATGGGCCCGTCCTGGTATCTGATGCCCGACGTCTTCGAGGACTTCTTCGGCGATTTCGGCCGCTCGCCCGAGCAGTATTACGGGCTCGAACGCCTCGACCCACACTACCGCATCTTCTTCAAAGACGGCGATCAGGTCGACCTCGTCCCCGACCTGGAGACCAACCGCGACCTGTTCGAGTCGTACGAACCCGGCGCCGGCGACGCGCTCGACGCGTATCTCGATCAGGCCGCCTACACCTACGACGTGGGGATGCAGCAGTTCGTCTACGAGGACCGCTCTCGCCTCCGCGAGTTCGTCGACCCGGACGTGCTTCGGTACGCTCGCGGTCTCTCCCTGCTCGGGACGATGCAGGGCCACGTCGAGGACTACTTCGATCACCCCAAACTCCAGCAGATCGTCCAGTATTCGCTGGTCTTTCTCGGCGGCGCGCCCGACAACACGCCCGCACTGTACAACCTGATGAGCCACGTCGATTTCAATCTGGGCGTCTACTACCCCGAGAACGGCATGGGTGGCGTCGTCGACGGCATCGTCGCGATGGCCGAGGAACTGGGCGTGGAGTTCCGCACCGACCATCCCGTCTCGGAAATCCGAGGTCGGGAGGGTGCCTTCGCTGTCCGCACCGAGGACGGCCGCGAGTTCTTCCCCGACCGCGTCGTCTCCGACGCCGACTACGCCCACACCGAACAGGAGTTGCTCGTCCCCGACGACCGCCAGTACGACGCCGACTACTGGAACTCCCGCACCTACGCGCCCTCCGCGTTCCTGCTCTATCTCGGCGTCGAGGGCTCGGTCGAACCGCTGGCCCACCACTCGCTCGTCCTCCCGACCGACTGGGACGCCCACTTCGACACCATCTTCGGCGACCCCACGTGGCCCGAGGACCCCGCCTACTACCTCTGTGTTCCCTCGAAGACCGACGACACCGTCGCACCCGAGGGCCACAGCAACCTCTTTGCGCTCGTACCCATCGCGCCCGGCCTCGACGACACGCCGGAGCGCCGCGCGGCGTTTCGCGACCTGGTGCTCGACGACATCGCCGAACACACCGGGGTCGACCTCCGGGACCGCATCGTCTTCGAGGAAATCTTCTCCGTCTCGGAGTTCGCGGACCGATACAACAGCACCCAGGGCTCCGCGCTCGGCCTCGCGCACACCCTCCGACAGACTTCGCTGCTCCGCCCGCCCCACGACTCGGACGCGGTTGACGGCCTCTACTTCACTGGCTCCTACACCACCCCCGGTATCGGCGTCCCGATGTGTCTCATCAGCGGCCGCCTCACGGTCGAGGCCATGATGGAATGAGCCTCGCGTATCTGGTCCGTCTCTCCCGACCTCGGTTCTGGCTCTATCTCGCCGGTCCCGTGGCCGTGGGCGTCGTCTACGGCGCCACGGCGCCAGCCGACCTGCTCACGCCAGCGACGCTCGTCCTCTTCGCGTACTTCCTTCTGCCCGCGAACGTCCTGCTGTACGGCGTCAACGACATCTTCGACGCCGATATCGACGCGGAGAACCCGAAAAAAGAGGGTCGCGAGGTGCGCTACGGCGGCGGGCGTCTCGTCCCCATCGCGGTCACGGTGAGCGCGCTGCTCGCCTTCCCCCCTCTCGCCGTGACGCCGACGCGGGCGTGGCCGTGGCTCCTCGGATTCCTCGCTCTCGGCGTCGCGTACAGCGCCCCGCCGCTCCGCCTGAAGACCCGGCCGCCCCTCGATTCGCTCTCGAACGGGCTCTACATCCTGCCCGGCGTCGCGGCCTACGTCACCGTCGCCGGCGCGCAGCCACCCGTCCTCGCCGTCGGCGGCGGCTGGGTGTGGTCGATGGCGATGCATACGTTCTCCGCGATTCCGGATATCGACCCGGACCGCGCGGCCGGCATCGAGACGACGGCGACCCGCCTCGGCGAGCGGCGGGCGTACGCCTACTGCGCCGGATGCTGGGCGCTCGCCGCCATCGCCTTCGGCCTGCTCGACCCGCGTCTCGGCGCGCTCATGGCCGTCTATCCGGTCGCCGTCGTCCTCGTCGCCCGCGCCGACATCTCCGTCTCGCGGGCCTACTGGTGGTATCCGGCCGTGAACACCGTCGTCGGCGCCCTGTTCACGATGGGCGGCCTCTGGAGGGTGTTCTATGGGTGAGACCGACGACGGGTCCGTCGTGCCGGCGGCCCCCTCGACGCGCGCCGCCATCCAGGCGCGCCTCGACGCCCTCGTCCGCGAGAACCGGTTCACCATCGCGGTGGTCTTCCCCGCCGTCGGCGCCGTCCTCCTCGTCGCGAGCGCGGAGGCGCTACTGCCGGCGCCGTTCGCGTTCGACCCCTTGTTGCTCCTGTTCGGCACGCTCGTCATGCGGTCGCCGCTGCTCGTCGGCATGGCGCCCCTGATCGACCGCCGGGCCGCGATCGGCGTCGCCCTCCTCGCGGCCTACGCCTACGCCATCGAGTTCGTCGGCCTCCGGACCGGCCTGCCCTACGGCGAGTTCCACTACGCCATCGACCTCGGTCCCACGCTCGCGGGCGTGCCGGTCGGCCTCCCCGTCTTCTTCCTGCCGCTCGTCTGTAACGCCTACTTGCTCTGTCTCCTCCTCCTCGGTGACCGAGCGCAGGCTCCCCAGGTTCGGCTCCCGACCGTCATCGCGGCGGTCGTGGGCATGGACGTCGTTCTCGACCCCGGCGCCGTCGCGCTCGGGTTCTGGACCTATCCCGCCGGCGGCCCCGTCTACGGCGTCCCGCTCTCGAACTTCGCTGGCTGGATCCTGTCGGCGACGGTCACCGTCCTCGTCCTCGACGCCGTCCTCGACCGGACGGCGGTGCTGACCCGTCTCGACTCCTGTGCCTTCGCCCTCGACGACCTGGTGAGTTTCGTGGTGCTCTGGAGTGCGATCAACGTCTGGTTCGGCAACTGGGGAGCGGCGGCCGTCGGCGCCCTGTTCGGCGTCGGCTTGCTCCGCACCGAGCGCTTCGACTCGGCGCCGTTTCTGCCCTGGCGGTAGGCGTATCGTCCCCGTCGAGAGGTTCTCGCTGGATCGTCTGGCGAGGACGAGACCGACTGCTGACTGCCGACGCCTAGTTGAGGCGCCGGAGGCTGTCCACCGCGCCGCGGAGCAGGCGGCGACCGATGCCGGGGGTCGGGACGGCGTCCCTGGCTCCATCCGGAACGGCGCTCACCCGCCGGAACACCGTTTCGGGGTCGCGGTTCCACGCCCAGTGCCAGCGGGTTCGTGCCACGAGCGCGAGTTTGCGGCGCGTGCTGATCGCCGGCGTCTCGGACAGCACGTCGTAGTTTCGCTCGCGGATCAGGCGATGGTGGTCGGCGTAGAGGACCGCGGCGACGAGGACGGGAAACTGGCAGTCTGCGGGCAGATACTCGATGCCGGCGACGCCCTCGCGGTAGAGCGCCTCCGTCCGCCGGAGTTCGTGTGCCATCGCCCGCCGGAACTCCTCGGTCACCTCGAAGTTCCGCAGATCGGCCTCGCTGACGCCGTACGCGCCGAGCGTCTCCCGTGGCAGGTAGAGCCGGTCGCGTTCCACGATGTCCTCGCGCACGTCGCGCAGGAAGTTCGAGAGCTGGAACGCCTCGCCGAGCGCCGTCGCGTGGGGGCGCGCCCGTTCCGGCCGCTCGGGGGCCATCACGTCGGTCATCATTCGCCCCACAGCCGACGCCGACCCGTCCATGTACGCCCGCAGTTCGTCGAACGTCTCGTAGCGGCTCTTCGTCACGTCGGTCAGCATGGCGTCGACGAACGTGTGCACGTCCGCGTCGTCGATGCCGTGGCGCTCGCGAAGGTCGGCGAAGGCGGCGAGCACCGGGTCGTCGGTCGGCTCCTCGTCGAGCGCGGCGGCGCGTAACCGTTCGAGTTCGGCCCGCTGTTCCTCGGGCGGGACCCCGTCCGCGTCGTCCACCACTTCGTCGGCGACGCGGAAGAACGCATAGAGAACGTACGTCGGTTCGCGGACGCGGTCGGGCAGCAGGCGCGTGGCGAGATGGAACGTCTTGCCGGTCCGGCGCTGGATCGCCCTCCCCCGAGCGATGCCGTCGTCACTCACCATTCGGTAGTCTCCCCCGCGTTCCCGGCGCTGCCGGCTGGATCGAATCCGCTCATGTCACCAGAACGTGTCGCTGCAGTCGTAGACGACCCCGTGGTTCGGACAGACGTATTTACAGTGACGGCGCCGCATCGCCGTCTCACAGCGGGGGCACGGTCGACCGCCTGACGATGACATGCCCCGGCGTGGGGTCCACACCGACATGACTGTTCCGCCGGCGTGGGTTTGTCTGCCCGGATGCAAACGTTCGTGCCGTATCGTTGGGTAGTTCGGCACGATACCGTTCTCAGGATGGCCGAATCATTATTGTCTGTCGCGATAACTGCGTATCTCGGGTGTCGGAGAACTCATGGCGTGAATCCGGCGCCCACCGCGGGCGATCATCGTGTGAGGCCGGTTCGGACGGACCGTCGTGAACTATTTCCGACGGTCGCTCATCGCCGAGGCGACGACCGCCGGGACGCGGTTCTAACGGATCCGTCTCAGCACTCGGACCAGCCACACGACTCGCAGGTCTTGCAGCCCTCGGAGTAGTAGAGGTTCATCGTCCCGCATTCGGGACACTCGGGGCTCTCGCCCGCTTCGAGGAGTTCGGCCGTGTCGTCGCTGACGCCGGCCTGCGCACCGCCGTCGGCCTCGGGTGCGTCACCGCCTTCCATCGCCTGCTTTTCGGCCTGTTCGAGTTCGGTCAGGTTCTGCTGTTTCGGGTACGGCTTGTCGATCTCGCCGTCGAGGTAGCGGCGCATCGCCGTGCCGATGGCGTCCGGGATGGAGTTGATCTGTTCGCCCTTGTCCCAGGCGACTTTCGGCGACCGGATGCCCTGCAGTTCGGAGGCGATTTCGCGGGGGTCGACGCCCGAGCGGAGCGCCGTCGAGATGGTCTTCGCCAGCGCCTCGGTGAAGGAGGCGGTGAAGCCACCGGAGTTGCCGATGTTGGCGAAGAGTTCGAACGGCCGCCCGTCGTCGTCCTCGTTGATGTTGACGTAGAGTTTCCCGTAGCCCGTGTCGATGCGCTGGGTGACGCCGTGGAGGACATCGGGTCGCGGGCGCTTGGTACCGAGTTCGCGTTCGCCGTCCGCGGCCGCGAGCATGTCTTCCATCTGGCTGTCGAGGGCGGCGCGGACGTCCTCGTTCTCGAGGAAGCCCTCGATGCCGCCGAACACGTCCTCGATCTGCTCGACCAGCGCCTCCGCGGCCTCGCTCTCGTCGGCGAACTCCGCGTTCTGGGCGCGAGTGGTCAACACCTGTTTCGAGCGCGTGCCGTCGCGGTAGACGGTGACGCCCTTCCCGCCGTGTTCGTAGATGTAGCGGTACACCTCGTCCATGTCCTCCATGGATGCGGAGTTGGGGAAGTTACAGGTCTTCGAGATGGCGGAGTCGACGCCCTCCTGACACGCACACTGGACGGCGGCGTGCTGTTTCCCGGAGAGGTCGCCGGTGACGACGAACAGTTCGCCGATGGCGTCCGGCACCGTCTCCAGGCCTTCGACGCCGTCGAACGCGTTGTCGGCCATCTGCTCTTGGGCCTCGCGTTTCACCGCGTCGATGTCGAGGTCGTTCGCCTCCAGCGTCCGCAGGAAGTAGTCGTCGAACTCGACGAGCATCTCGTCGCCCTGGACGTCGTCGGAGACGTTCTTGTAGTAGGCGACGTTGTAAATCGGCTCACAGCCACCGGTGGTGTTGCCGACCATCGAGGTGGTGCCCGTCGGGGCGATGGTGGTCGTGTTGTGGTTGCGGATGGGGAAGCCGTCCGCCCACTCGTCGGCGTCCAGGCCGGTGTGGTGCTCGAACCACTCGCGGTAGTCGGTCGGGTTGGCGTATTTCGACTCGTTCCAGTCCTCGAAGGAGCCGCGGTCCTCGGCGAGTTCGTGGGACGCCCACTTCGACTCGTGGTTGATGTGGGTCATCACCTGCTGGGCGACCTCGTTGCCGACGTCGCTCCCGTAGCGGATGCCGAGCTGGACGTACAGTTGCGCCAGGCCCATGACGCCCAGTCCGATTTTGCGCATCTCGCGGACCTTCTGCTCGATGTCGTCGACGGGGAAGTCCGACATCGTGACGACGTTTTCGAGGAAGCGGGTGCCGTACTCGATGCGATGGTCGAACTCATCCCAGTCGATCGCGTCAGCGAGGAAGGCGTCGACGGCCTCGTCCATCGAATCGTACTCGTCGCCGTGTTCCTGGGTCCAGACGCGCCAGTCGGGCGCGTCCCGGGCGGCGAGCGTCGAGAGGTTGATGTGGCCGAGGTTGCAGGCCTCGTACTCTTCGAGCGGCTGTTCTCCGCAGTTGTGGACCACGAGCCCGTTCGCGACGAACGAGCTGGTATCCGGCTCGGTCAGATCGTACACGGCTTGGTGACCGTCGTTCTCGATAGACTCGACGGTGGCCTCGAATCGCTCGCTGTCCGGTCCACGGTCGTAGGTATCGAGCCGCTGATCGAGCGCCTCGTTCTTGTAGTCGAGCAGGAACCCAATCTCGTCTCGGAACCGTTCCAGATTGTCCTTGACGATGACGAGTTCGTGTTGTGCCTGCGTCTCGTACTCCGCCGTTCCGCCACGGCCGTCGGCGAGCTCCCTCGTTCCTGCGTCCTTGCGGTTCTCGTACACCTTGCTTGCGATGCCGAAGTTCAAGAGGAGCTGCTGTACGTCACCGAGCAAGTCGGCGTCGGCGCTCCAGAGGCGAACCGAGACGCCCTTCTCGACGGAGCCTTGCACGCTGCCATCGGCGGTGAACAACGCTCGAAGGAAGCCACGTGCCATCTCCTCGCTCCCCCGCATAATCGCGTCGGGGACACTGAGTTTGTCCTTGACGAGACCGGCCTCCTCGGCGTACTCGTAGAGACGGGTCGAACGGATCCGCTGTTCGATCGCCTGCGCGCCGCGGTCGTCGTCGCTCCGAGCGATATCGTTGACTCCGACTTCGTAGTCGGCGTTGCCGAGCGGTTCGCGGACGATTTCGTTCACGTCGTCCGCGAACGCCTCCGACACCGACGCGTCTTCGTCGTAGAAGTTGAGGACGGCCCGCTCTTCGCCGTGTTTCAGGTGGCCGTCACCGACGAGCCAGCCGAGAACACGCCCCTCTTCGGCGGAGCCGTGTTGGCCGAACCCGCCTTTGCGGTTCTGGATATGGACC comes from Haloplanus sp. XH21 and encodes:
- a CDS encoding phytoene desaturase family protein, whose amino-acid sequence is MNASPPADDLDESVVVVVGSGFGGLSTACYLADAGADVTVLEKNEQLGGRASRLHAEGFRFDMGPSWYLMPDVFEDFFGDFGRSPEQYYGLERLDPHYRIFFKDGDQVDLVPDLETNRDLFESYEPGAGDALDAYLDQAAYTYDVGMQQFVYEDRSRLREFVDPDVLRYARGLSLLGTMQGHVEDYFDHPKLQQIVQYSLVFLGGAPDNTPALYNLMSHVDFNLGVYYPENGMGGVVDGIVAMAEELGVEFRTDHPVSEIRGREGAFAVRTEDGREFFPDRVVSDADYAHTEQELLVPDDRQYDADYWNSRTYAPSAFLLYLGVEGSVEPLAHHSLVLPTDWDAHFDTIFGDPTWPEDPAYYLCVPSKTDDTVAPEGHSNLFALVPIAPGLDDTPERRAAFRDLVLDDIAEHTGVDLRDRIVFEEIFSVSEFADRYNSTQGSALGLAHTLRQTSLLRPPHDSDAVDGLYFTGSYTTPGIGVPMCLISGRLTVEAMME
- a CDS encoding FAD-dependent oxidoreductase produces the protein MNRDPFVVVGGDAAGLSAASKFRREQPDRDVVVFEQGQWVSYAHCGLPYFIEGTVDRLTDLLSLSPTDVAERGIDLRRGHEVVSVSPTERTVTVRSEGERFDQPYSELLVATGARATTRSFDATLDGVFTVHGLDSAAAIDAYLAAPGEYDRNRLGDGPVDRGRVDHNAALAPPERAAIVGGGYVGVEMAEALVARGLDVHLFQRSSHLLPPFGEAVAERVAAHLGERGVAVHTDTPVERLVGDGRIEAIAFDDDRLSVEMAVLGVGIEPNAGLLDGTGVDRGPNGALHVDDYGRTSLPAIYAAGDVATSRHTVMGRSTWMPLGLTANRAGRAVGATVAGDPTPVGDVAGTAVVKAFDLECGRVGLVDGDEATDAGFDPVRETITAESRSGYYPGAADTTVTLVADRGSRRVLGGTIVGSDRAAIRIDTLATALDANLRVDELERLDLAYAPPFSPVWDPILVAAKVLNGRLA
- a CDS encoding universal stress protein, whose translation is MYAVNSLRGGDARAGEDAIDATVEPHQFVRDNDPADDLLVFAEERDVDELVIGVHERNPTGKTIFGSTAQEVLLKTSRPVAVVPLE
- a CDS encoding HVO_2523 family zinc finger protein, translating into MSSSGGRPCPRCETAMRRRHCKYVCPNHGVVYDCSDTFW
- a CDS encoding DUF7490 domain-containing protein, whose product is MRRETALAVGAAGVVVLAALTAVLAPGALADPTDDRPVRPGPVDITQMDISAGDVTGDTVTLNVETRLSHRGPPARNVSLRVQAIDAESGLVATTRSVSVGNLSEEQEVAVPTNLTVEREGGYRIQAVVYRDGQRIDSGGRELQGLAALQPPYARSDVAFASADALPPVSFSIVETNDNRTTLAVQAALTNDGDEQPENLRVTLTLRQADSNIVADQTSVPVGSIRPGRTETVEAQSTVPSNYNYYIDAVLWKDGVVIDSVRGTANLDPTETISVNETRRDVELQVSDFSRDGGDGGAGDRPVPAETGIPTESAGPGFGALVAALAVVAAALLARRRIP
- a CDS encoding ZIP family metal transporter; the protein is MTRLSPAGGIATGVFAVLSGFAATIGAWKLLGISWVAFAAMALGIPLGKRSFGGRPWALVWGYGLASGAMVTSAAVFLIPQAIAHDASFGGFGVALGLLVGFASHTAGHRLAHLDLPVDRTVAELSAHAFSAGLIIGIVYGNMPDLGPLLGLAIVSHKGPAGYAAARRLVSNGRDPSVLLVPAAGVGIAAIGASLVSLPAAPSVRGIVFGFAAGIFLHVAMDFLPRCEIGSDVHDLLRVSGDAHALLDRLRTHAVVSTALGGVAVFVAWLALS
- a CDS encoding phytoene/squalene synthase family protein, with protein sequence MVSDDGIARGRAIQRRTGKTFHLATRLLPDRVREPTYVLYAFFRVADEVVDDADGVPPEEQRAELERLRAAALDEEPTDDPVLAAFADLRERHGIDDADVHTFVDAMLTDVTKSRYETFDELRAYMDGSASAVGRMMTDVMAPERPERARPHATALGEAFQLSNFLRDVREDIVERDRLYLPRETLGAYGVSEADLRNFEVTEEFRRAMAHELRRTEALYREGVAGIEYLPADCQFPVLVAAVLYADHHRLIRERNYDVLSETPAISTRRKLALVARTRWHWAWNRDPETVFRRVSAVPDGARDAVPTPGIGRRLLRGAVDSLRRLN
- a CDS encoding prenyltransferase — translated: MSLAYLVRLSRPRFWLYLAGPVAVGVVYGATAPADLLTPATLVLFAYFLLPANVLLYGVNDIFDADIDAENPKKEGREVRYGGGRLVPIAVTVSALLAFPPLAVTPTRAWPWLLGFLALGVAYSAPPLRLKTRPPLDSLSNGLYILPGVAAYVTVAGAQPPVLAVGGGWVWSMAMHTFSAIPDIDPDRAAGIETTATRLGERRAYAYCAGCWALAAIAFGLLDPRLGALMAVYPVAVVLVARADISVSRAYWWYPAVNTVVGALFTMGGLWRVFYG
- the cruF gene encoding bisanhydrobacterioruberin hydratase encodes the protein MGETDDGSVVPAAPSTRAAIQARLDALVRENRFTIAVVFPAVGAVLLVASAEALLPAPFAFDPLLLLFGTLVMRSPLLVGMAPLIDRRAAIGVALLAAYAYAIEFVGLRTGLPYGEFHYAIDLGPTLAGVPVGLPVFFLPLVCNAYLLCLLLLGDRAQAPQVRLPTVIAAVVGMDVVLDPGAVALGFWTYPAGGPVYGVPLSNFAGWILSATVTVLVLDAVLDRTAVLTRLDSCAFALDDLVSFVVLWSAINVWFGNWGAAAVGALFGVGLLRTERFDSAPFLPWR